One Phragmites australis chromosome 23, lpPhrAust1.1, whole genome shotgun sequence DNA window includes the following coding sequences:
- the LOC133906367 gene encoding uncharacterized protein LOC133906367: MPAAVPHVSSSSISSCPPRLLRPMARSSPSPSSTSSRRRLSELLEQQQEPFSLDLYLLEKGCSPALLDAAAGCSYATPTCWPRSSGTGRTLSRQAASNRTRTGGVLRLLLSKILRGTVAAKKKKQHNRDAIDWGRVDGEKQKLPSHVKNAVFPSSPSPRAVGADMEEDEEEGAGEEEKQLSPVSVLEQSLFEQSPPGHAKKAFIIFRELLQAAYTPTLLDLLADAKDINSNPKDCLCNNSASTTAPKPVPPRNTRAQWEDLLEEELARLTDLIASEVAGAWLHPGDVRPERRDVGADIVATVLEALTEETAAELMGMDRRCAVDTAR; the protein is encoded by the exons ATGCCCGCAGCTGTTCCACACGTCTCTTCCTCTTCCATCTCGAGTTGTCCTCCACGCTTACTCCGACCCATGGCCCGCTCCTCGCCATCGCCGTCCAGcaccagcagccgccgccgcctgtcCGAGCTTCTGGAGCAGCAACAGGAGCCCTTCTCGCTCGACCTCTACCTCCTCGAGAAGGGCTGCTCCCCTGCTCTCCTCGACGCGGCCGCTGGCTGCAGTTACGCCACCCCGACGTGCTGGCCAAGGAGCAGCGGTACCGGCAGGACGCTGTCGCGGCAGGCGGCGAGCAATAGGACGCGTACGGGCGGCGTTCTCAGGCTCCTCCTCTCCAAGATTCTCCGCGGTACTGTCGcggccaagaagaagaagcagcacaACCGGGACGCCATTGACTGGGGCCGCGTCGACGGCGAGAAGCAGAAGCTGCCGAGCCATGTCAAGAACGCCGTCTTCCCGTCGTCTCCGTCCCCCCGTGCCGTGGGGGCCGACATGGAggaagacgaggaggagggagCCGGCGAAGAGGAGAAGCAGCTGAGCCCTGTATCAGTGCTGGAGCAGAGCCTGTTCGAGCAGTCGCCACCGGGTCACGCGAAGA AAGCCTTTATCATCTTCAGGGAGCTCCTGCAGGCAGCCTACACACCAACACTGCTCGACCTCCTCGCCGACGCCAAAGACATCAACAGTAACCCCAAAGACTGCCTCTGCAACAACAGCGCCTCAACGACGGCGCCGAAGCCGGTGCCGCCGAGGAACACGCGTGCGCAGTGGGAGGACCTGTTGGAAGAAGAGCTCGCCAGGTTGACCGACCTCATAGCCTCCGAGGTGGCCGGGGCCTGGCTGCATCCAGGGGACGTGCGGCCGGAGCGGCGAGACGTCGGCGCCGACATCGTGGCCACCGTGCTGGAGGCGCTGAcggaggagacggcggcggagctGATGGGGATGGACCGTCGTTGTGCGGTTGACACGGCACGGTGA